Proteins encoded within one genomic window of Turneriella parva DSM 21527:
- a CDS encoding MlaD family protein, whose product MKTAEIRTSTAEWLSFWDTIRNPDRMTLLIGFVILMFFVVFLGYFGTRSLVRSLDFYRMTFSSEFVEDVRPGTKIRYQGALEIGEVEYLVSGTSGHRIYAKIRKDFPIPRAASRASLSSWGYFGAKFINIEVVPSSADDAVYSLEHSMPLEKIVNSSIMFQQYYDAIRSDNGNLSVLETRLKQLRKTVVDLKRIPYVQRVAARNVVRNTTRMMNGFFSMVNSTSSDLYGMLLKVNGASEFLVYDLNKNLPKIKANMLKLEQSVAYGGESFSARLLHEETLYLLLLDYARYANEKLNDMASAPYRIFFNN is encoded by the coding sequence ACTCTGCTCATCGGCTTTGTGATTCTGATGTTTTTTGTAGTTTTTCTCGGTTATTTCGGCACGCGCAGCCTCGTGCGCTCGCTCGATTTTTATCGCATGACTTTTTCATCAGAGTTCGTCGAAGACGTGCGCCCCGGTACGAAAATTCGCTACCAGGGCGCGCTCGAAATCGGCGAAGTTGAATACCTCGTTTCGGGCACGAGCGGCCACCGCATCTACGCGAAGATCAGAAAAGATTTTCCGATACCGAGGGCGGCAAGCCGCGCCTCGCTCAGCTCATGGGGTTATTTCGGCGCAAAATTCATCAATATTGAAGTTGTGCCCAGCTCGGCTGATGATGCCGTCTACTCTCTCGAACACTCCATGCCGCTTGAAAAAATAGTCAATTCGTCGATCATGTTTCAGCAATACTACGACGCCATTCGATCGGACAACGGCAACCTGAGCGTACTTGAGACGCGGCTAAAGCAACTTCGCAAGACCGTGGTCGATCTCAAGCGCATACCGTACGTGCAAAGAGTCGCTGCCCGCAATGTCGTGCGCAATACAACGCGCATGATGAATGGCTTTTTCAGCATGGTCAATTCGACAAGCTCTGATCTTTATGGCATGCTCTTGAAGGTTAACGGCGCGAGCGAGTTTCTGGTTTATGACCTGAACAAGAACCTGCCGAAAATCAAGGCCAACATGCTCAAGCTCGAACAGAGCGTCGCGTACGGCGGTGAAAGCTTCAGCGCGCGCCTCTTGCACGAAGAGACGCTCTATCTTTTGCTGCTCGACTATGCGCGGTATGCAAACGAAAAACTGAATGACATGGCGTCGGCGCCCTACAGAATTTTCTTCAATAACTAA